cCTTTACCCGTTGTGACGCATGGATGTTCCAAACTCCataattatcctatttacacttcgAAGTCAATTTTGATTCTAGAATAACTTTCGGACTCATATTGATGCCACAGATGCCGTTTTCATAGGGATCTGTTGCTTTTCAAAGGAAGCCGTTCTTTAAGGTTGATACGTTCTGTGACCCCTGCAGACAGGAATGAGGATGTGATGTAATCTAATCGGGGCTGGTTTTTGCAGGTGGCAGGAAAGTGGTACGTGATTGGATTTGCCACTAATGCCCAGTGGTTCGTCAAACACAGGGCCGACATGAAGATGGGCACCACCATGCTGACACCAACTGCTAACGGAGACCTGGATATTGCATATTCTAGCCGGAAGtaagtaagagagaaagagagagacattgtgctGATTCTGTATTAACTGTATTGTCTCTATAGCGCTGATGGCTCCTGCTGGAGAATGAACCACCTGGCCAAGAAGACAAAACTTGCGGGGAAATTCATCTACAAGAGCGAGCGTAAGTATACAAcctataaacacatacacacacagtgcactaATGGGCATATGTGTGATATTGTCAATTCAACTCCTTCTCGTCCCCTCCAGGCTGGAGTAATGAAAATGACATGCGTGTCGTTGAAGTTAAGTATGACGAGTATGCTCTTATTCACACCAAGACCAAGGGTGTTTCAGCTGTGCTCACCAACCTGTATGGTACGAACCTTTCCACTCCTCTGCAAAATCCTATGACTCAGTCTCATTGTTTCACTATTCCTTTCCCCATCATTTGTTAGAAATCTTATATTACAAAATATTGCATCCTTCCACAGTATATTTAGTGTGCCATGCACTACATGTGTTGTGTCTACAGCCCGTgggacagacctgggccctgacctgCTGCAGAAGTTTAGGCAGTTCTCCCTGGACAATGGCATTCTGCCCGAAAACATCGCTATCTTCCCCAAAAATGGTACATCCCATCTCTGTTTGTGAAGTGTGTTGATGTTGGACAATATTTCTGGATGGAAGTGTGGAACGTCTCAGACTTATTATCAACTGCCTTTTCTTTTCGGCAGATGAGTGTCCCGCTGCGTAACTTCATCCATTTTCTTCACTTTGCTCCCATGATCCTTCTGCATGGCTTTGCTACTTGATGGGTCGACCCATGGCCACTGTGGCAACCATGAATCATCTTCAGCTGCAGTGATCCATCAGACCACACCGTAACATGCATCGGCATTACCTACTGAAGCTCAGCGTAGCTGGTTAGGCAATCTTGTAACCTTAGTTTTTCACTTCCCTGATTGGTTCCAATAAAATACTGTGTCCTGTGCTTTTTTCCATTTGTCAGTCATTCTACTCGTCAGATGACTAGAATATGTTGGGTATTTAATACCTCTGATCCTAAGATGTAACGTTAGCTGCTTTAGAAGTCTGTGTTGATCAAATGTAATGTAAACCCAGCTCTAAAAGTAACATTGGTGTACCATCATTCTATTGAAAATGTTATCCTACTTCTTGCAAGTACATCCATAACACAGCTCTTATTCCTCCTTTTGTTAAGGGTTTACATCTACACACTTTATTTACAAATGTGTACAAAACAATAATTTACCTCCTATAGAATTCTAGTTACACTGAATTATACAACAAAGTTCATGATgatgaaataaatataaaagCAAAAATGATCACAGGGGAAGGAACTGTCGAAGCAAGTACAAATATACCACCAGTCTTTACAAGTTGTATTTCTCCTCAGGGGACTAATGCCTCTCCCTGGCCACTGACATAAGTAGATGTGTATTTGGGTAAAGGAAGTATGTTGTGGTCATGAGTCTGTGGTACCAGATCTAGTGCAATCTAACTCTGAAGGCCTTGCTGGCGCTACATCCTATTTCAGGTGCCTGATAATAAAGCTTATTAGGGGTTAAATAATCTGTATGAAGATGGGTTTAGGGGTTGGTTCTAAATGATACTGCTTACCTGTTAGATTCCCCCACCCCCATGGGATAAACAACCACATCTTATTTTGTGTAAAGAAGTAAATCAACTGAAAGAAACCACAGCTTTTACAATGGACATGGCTTTTTGCTATGATGCAGTCAACTCCTTCTTCAGGCATTGTCCATGACCAGACAGACAGTTCTCAAAGCAACAAAGATATGATGACATGGAGATGTGGGGTCAGAGCACCACGAAGCACAACACGCTATGAAAGTCCCGCCTATTACCTAGTTCAAGTCCTGTTTTTTGAATGGGGATCAAGCTTACATGATCAAATTCATGAAAATGTGGTTATTTAAGACATGTCACATTATATTTGTACTCGTGGATTAATTTACTTATACCTGATGCCTTTAATAGGGTTTCCAATTGCATTTTAAtattctgttaaaaaaaaaatcataaaatccATTGGATAAAGGTGAATTAATCCACGGATACAAATATGTGacaatttttaaaaattttaaTTAACACATTTTCATGAATTTGATGATATAAGCTTGACGCCCATTCAAAAACAGTAAGGGACTTGAACCAGGAAGTAGGCAGGACTTGCATAGGGTATAGAGACACTACAACAATGTGTCTTAACTGACAAATCCCTCGGCACTCAACCACATAAAAAACACATTCTCTCAGTGTCTCAAAATTCAAAGCATCAGGTGTAATTCACGAGTTCATGATTACTGCATTCATAGTTCATTAAATATATTGGCAAGTGCTATTCGAATAAGAGTTCATCTCGACCACTCTGCACAGTGGACCTGCTTTTTCACAGCAGGTGAATGTCCATTTCATTGTGTGAATACAGCTTGTAGATTACATTTAGTCTTAGTTGTGTGTCAACAagtaaaagtaggattaaaagtTGCTACTTTAATAACTGGACTGTTGGCTGTGGAGTAAAAACTAATGTATGAATCTACAAAGACCTCAGACTCTTGCACATCCTACAATGCACACGTTCACCAGCAGGGGTACATGCAGACAAAGTGCAAGTATGTACAGTGCTTTGTCACCTGATTCCATAGGCCTTACCCAGGTATATGTACACTTATATTCATTTTCAGTTGCAGAAAAGTTAGCTTGAGAGTCTCTGGGGTAATAATAACAGAAGATGTTCCATGTTAATGCAgcgaacagacagacacaccctgaacaaaaatataaacaacatgaaaagtgttggtcccatgtttcatgaactgaattgaaagtcaaaagaaatgttccattcgcacaaaaagcttatttctctcaaattccgTGCACAAATTTGTcaacatccttgttagtgagcatttctcatttgcaaagataacccatccacctgccaggtgtggcatatcaagaagctgattaaacagcatgatcattacacaggtgccccttgtgctgggaacaataaaaggcccctctaaaatggaacgttttgtcacacaacagatgtctcaagtttcgagggagcgtgtaattggcatgctgactgcaggaatgtccaccagagctgttcccAGAAAATTTAATGTtcaattctctaccataagctgtctCCAACTTTCTTTTAaataatttggcagtatgtccaactggcctcacaaccgtagaccatgTGAATGGCGTCGTGTGcagatgtcaacattgtgaacagtgcCCCATGGTAATGGTATGCGCAGACATAAGCTGCAGACAACGAACAccaaattgcattttatcgattgcaatttgaatgcagagataccaTTGCGAGATCCaaagatgtgtcacgctgcatgagacaaatggtggtctcacaccagatactgactggttttctgatccatgcccctattcttaatgtatctgtgaccaacagatgcatatttgtattcccagtcatgtgaaatccatagattagggcctaatgaatttatttcaagtgactgatttccttatatgaactttaactcagtaaaaatgttgaaattgttgcatttatatttttgttcagtatacacacatacaattgaTTACGGTGTGGTAGTGGTTCCATCTGTGTTTTTGTTGTGGTATGAGGGGTAGGTTGTGCCAGGGTCACTCTGCCTGCACTAAGTCCTTGTGGTGGCGTGCGATATGCTGGCTCTTCTCCGAGGGCCTGCGGAAGCCTTTAGAGCAGATCTCACAGCGGTGGGGGTAGTCTTTTGTGTGGATGGAGATCACATGGCGCTTGAAGCCCGAGGCATCCCCAGAGCTGTAGTCACAGTACTGACACTGgtacaccctcctctccctgggcCCCTTGGCCATGCCCGCAGCACTAGAACTAGCACCAGGTACCAACACCTGCTTCCTTGCCACCGGTGGACTGGCAGGGGAAGGCCCCAATAAGGTCCTTTTGGGCCCGTTCTTTTCAGGAGAGGCCTGTTGCTCCTTGGTGTGGACCGACAGGATATGGCGACTGAGCACAAAGGGGTCCGCGATCTTGAAGTTGCAGTGTCGGCACTGGTGCAGTTTCTTGGCACGGTGCAACGCAGAGTGCTTCTTCAGTTCAGACGGCCGGTGGAAGCCTTTATCGCAGACGGCACATTTGTGGGGGTAGTCCTTGGTGTGCACCGATATGATGTGGCGCTTCAGGTCACTGGAGTTGGAGCTCTTGTGTTCACAGTGGGCACACAGGTGGGTTTTGGCCTCCTCGTGCGTCAGCCCGTGCTGCAgcaactcctcctcctcagcaAACGTTTGGAAGCAGCGCTCACACTTGAAGGGCATCTCTTTGCTGTGCTTGGTCTTGACATGAGTCTTCAGGTTGGAGGAATCTGCCGACTTGTAGTCGCAGTAGAGGCAAGAGTAAGGCTTCTCGCcggtgtgcgtgcgcatgtgttTCTTCAGCTCGGAGGGGTGCCGGAAGCCCTTGCCACATTCCACACAGATGTGGGGGAAGCTCTTACTATGGACAGCCAGCAAGTGGCGGTTGAGCAGACCTTGTTCAGCCGTCTCGTAGTCACAGAACTTACACTTGTGCATCTTGTTGGCCTGTGAAGGCACCGGACTCTTGGGCTCACGGTGGTGGTGCTGCAATCGATGCGAGAAGAGCACCGCCTGCTGGTGGAACTCCTTGCCACACACCTCACACTCAAACAGACCCTTGCTGCTCAGCGTGTGCCCCTCCATGTGGTTATGAAGGCTGGCCTTCTTGTTGGTGGTGAAGTCACAGTCCGTGCACTGGTACTTTTTCCTGGTCAGGACATCCTGGTGGTGGTTTTTGGTGTGGCGCTTCAGGAAGCCTCGCGACTTGAACTTCTTGCCACAGAGCATGCAGGGGTACACGGTCAGAGGCTGGCCATACGGACCAATAATGATGGCTGGAATGGGAGACAGATACAAAATTCATGACTCCCAGATATCACATGATCTTTATTCAGAAATGAAACGTGTGAAAACCTGTGCAGAGTGAGTTTGACAATCAGCTGACTTTATAAATAACCCGCAGTTGCCCAGCCCATAGAATCAGTAATATATACAGTCAGgtgcaaaatgattggcacccttgataaagatgagcaaagacgactgtataaaataacaacacaaatactgcgctatattgtatgctcagaAATTTGGacaattattttatactaatacaattgcttagAGAAAGAATTTGTTTAACAAATAAATCTCAAAACTACAATGGAGAATCTggagagattctgtatggaggaattgTCTAAGACCCATTCCAATGTGTTCACCTATCTCATAAAACCTTTTAGAAAAAGGTTCAGTGTCATTATGCTCACAAGGGAAGGGTGCAGGTATATTGAATTCAGGGGTGGCAATATTTTTGACCCCTCCCCTATCTTTTAGATGCATTTTGTTTGTTAAGCAAAatgtctttctctgagcaatttcaAAAAAAATAATTATCACACAATATACATTACTTTTGTATCTgcacatacactacattaccaaaagtatgttgactcctactcgtcgaacatctcattccaatatcataggcattaatatggagttggtccccccctctgctgctatatcagcctccactcttctgggaaggctttccactagatgttgaaacattgctgcggagacttgcttccattcagccacaagagtattagtgaggtcgggcacggaTCTTGGGCGATTAGGCCCGGATCgtagtcagcattccaattcatcccaaaggtgttcgatggggctgAGGTTAGGGCTCTATGCAAGCCAGTCAAGGTCTTCAACACAAACCATTtccgctttgtgcacaggggagtTGTCATGCTgacacaggaaagggccttccccaaactgttgccacaaagttggaagcacagaatcgtctagaatgtcattgtatgttgtagtgttaagatttcccttcactagaactaaggggcctagcccgaaccatgaaaaacagcctcagaccattattcctcctccgccaacctttacagatggcactatgcattcgggcatggtgaagcgtgattcatcactccagacaacgcgtttccactgctcggcaagctttacaccactccagctgacgcttggcattgcgcacggtgatcttgggcttgtgtgtggctgctaggccatggaaacccatttcatgaagctcccaatgaacaggtattgtgctgacatttcttccagaggcagtttggatctcggtactaagtgttgcaaccgaggacagaagatttttacGCACTTCGGCACTCAGtagtcccgttctgtgaacttgtgtggcccatcacttcgcggctgagccgttgttgttcctagacattcccacttcacaataacagaacttacagttgaccagggcagctctagcagggcagtaatttgacaaactgacttgctggaaaggtggcatcttatgatggtgccacattgaaagtcactgagctcttcagtatgaccattctactgccaatgtgaagtctatggagatggcatggctgtgtgcttgattttatacacctgtcagcagcaggtgtggctgaaatagccaaatccactaatttgaagggttgtccacatacttttggaatTGTAGTGTCGCGCACTATTTGTATTAATTATTTTACAGTGTTATTTGCTCATCTttgtcaagggtgccaataaatTTGGGACCTGACTGTAGTTCAGTCCCATCTGACAGCTACGTACCTGTCTGGACCTGGCGAGGCTCAGCCCTTGTTCTCTTATTCTTGTTCCGTTGCCTGCTGACCTTGTCCACTTCGTCTGACTCGTCAATGTGCAGCAGCGCACTGGCGGCACCGTTCCGGTTCTCACAGCTTTCACTGTCCTCAGAACCTGGAATCACATCGTAAACGTTGAATGCAAATGCACACCTTCTCTTAACACTGCTAGAGCAgagatgcagtgcattcggaaagtattcaaacttttcccacattttgatacgttacagccttgttctaaaattgattaaactgtccccaccctcatcaatctacacacaataccaaagcaaaaacatggttagaattttttgcaaatgttttaaaaataaaacactgaaatatcacatttacatttgtattcaggctctttactcagtactttgttgaagcacctttggtagcaattacagccttgagtcttcttgggtatgatgctataagcttggcacacctgtatttagggagtttctcccactcttctctgcagatcctctcaagctctgccaggtggatggggagcatcgctgcacagctattttcaggtctctccagagatgtttcatTGGGtgcaagtctgggctctggctgggacacaaggatattcagagacttgtcccgaagccactcctgcaatgTCTTGGCTAtgtacttagggttgttgtcctgttggaaggtgaaacttcaccccagtctgcGGTCCTGAGCACTCGAACAGGTTTCATTAAATATCTCGctgtacttcgctccgttcatctttccctcgatcctgactagtctcccagtccctgcctctgaaaaacatccccatagcgtgatgctgccaccactatgcttcaccgtaaggatggtgccaggtttcctcccgatttgacgcttggcattcaggttaaagagttcaatcttggtttcatcagaccagagaatcatgtgTCTCATGGAcatagtcctttaggtgccttttggcaaattccaagcaggctgtcatgtgcattttactgaggagtggtttccatctggccactctaccataaaggcctgattggtggagtgcagcagagatggttgtccttctggaaagttcttccatcaccacagaggaactctggagctctgtcagtgtgaccattgggttcttggtcacctccctgaccaaggcccttctcacctgATTGCGCAGTTTGGCTGGGCAACCAGCTCAAGAAAGagtggtggttcaaaacttcttccatttaagaatgatggaggccactgtgttcttggggatcttcaatgctgcagaaatgttttggtacccttcccgagatctgtgcctcaacacaatcctgtcttggagctctacacacaattcctttgatatcatggcttggtttttgctctgacatgcactgtcaactgtgggaccttacataggcaggagtgtgcatttccaaatcatgtccaatcaaatgaatttaccacaggtggactccaatcaagttgtcgaaacatctcaaggatgatcaatggaaacaggatacatgagctcaatttcgagtctcatagaaaagggcctgaatacttatgtaaataaggtatttcattttttaaaattatatacacatttggaaaatgttctaaaaacccgttttcgctttgtcattatggggtattgtgtgtagattgatgagaattaaaaaatatatgtaatccattttacaataaggctgtaatgtaacaaaacgtggaaaaaggaaagtggtctgaatactttccaaatgcactgtatttatcaCTAGAGTACAGAAGAGCAACAAGACTTTATCTGCCCTGTTAAACGATATATTTGTATATAATAGTGTGTGTCACTGACCATAAGCGGCTGCCCAAGCCACAGGCATGAAGTCCTTACTGAGAGCCGTGCCATCGTAAGACCGCTCATGGGTCACTGGCtcctcaccccccaccaccacctccatgtaAACCTCATCAGAtatctttgatgcacctgcaggAAAACACACTAGTTGTAACACAatcgtaaaacacacacactctctcacacacaccgaaTGTATTTCTTACCATGGTCCCCCTGAGACATGTACACCATCTTCTCTCGGAGTGTTCGGCCTGTAGAGTCCGTCAGTGCCGCGTCCTCCGTTTCTCCTACGCAGACATCCACACAATGTCTTAATAACCCTCAGTGATCAACTACCGTGGGTTATATTATCCCTCTTTCTAAGTGCATTAAACATGATTCAAATGTCTCCTTACCCAGGTCATCCTCCCCAGAGTCTGCCTTGAAGATGTACACCTTGATCACCTCCTGGCCATCCTCGTCCTTCTCCACCTGGTCCTCCACGGCTCCCTCCACAGTCACCTCTGTGCCGTCGTCTGACACCATCTTGCCTGCCTCATCCACTGGAGGGAGATGAAAAGAGAGCGAGTTAAGAGATCCATTCACTACTGATCATTAGTCTGACTGCAATGTTTTCTTTATAAGAGGCCAGGTGACTGAGTGAGGGCTATTGATGTAGAACTGGAAAAGTGAAGCAGGATGGTGCTCACAGGAGATCATGAGGTAGTCCCCACAGCCGTCTGTGTCTTGCTCTGGGTCCAGTTCATCCTGGGCATGCCCGTCTGCCACCATCTCATCCTCAGCCATGTCCCCCATGGCAACGCCTTCGTCCTCCCCCTCCAGCGACATCACACATGTCTCCACAGCAACCTCCTCGTCCTCGTCGCAGTGCACATACTCAGACACCACGTCCTCAACCGCATCCTGTATCACCAGCTCCTCTGGAGCGAACCCATGCACCGccattccctccccctccccctccgacACAAGCACCGTCTCCTGCAGCTCCACCACAAACTCCTCCCCTCCAGCACCACCCTCATCTGGAACACACCAACACAGGAACAGGTGGATATCTTCCGTGTTGGCCTACATAAACATATCGCTGCAgacatacaatgccttcagaaaatattcacaccccttgacttgttcaaCAAGTGCACCAGCtcaaatttaaaatggattcaatttagattttttttgtcactggcctacccaccccataatgtcaaagtggaattatgctttTCTAAAGttgtacaaattaattaaaaattaaaagctgaaatgtcctgagtcaataagtattcaacccctttgttatggcaagcataaataAGTTGAGGAGTACAAATTTGCTTAACaattcacataataagttgcatggactcaatgtGCGCAATAATAGGTgttcaacatgatttttgaatgattacctcatctctttaccccacacataaaattatctgtaaggtcccccaGTCGAGcaatgcatttcaaacacagtAAGTAGCCTTGCACAGTAAGTAGCCCGGCACGAGCCATGGCTTGTGCAAGCTGGAACAGCTCATAGGGCAGGTTTATGTAGCTTGATGTACCCCCTGGACTGGACGTGAGTCTATTGCAGGACCTTACCCcaatctatctccttaatgctgagtgtcAAGCAGAGACGCATCAGGTCgcatttttacagtctttggtcgagcagtgaatttcaaacacagattcaaccacaaagaccagggagattttccgatgcctcacaaagggcacctattggtagatgggtaaaaaataaaagcagacattgaatatccctttgagcatggtgaagttattaattacactttggatggtgtatcaatatacccagtcactacaaagacacaggcatccttcctaaatcagttgccagagaggaaggaaaccgctcagggatttcactatgaggcaacggtgactttaaaacagttagagtttaatggctatggtaggagaaaactgaggctggatcaacaacattgcagttactccacaattacTACCCTAAGTgacacagtgaaaagaaggaaaataTTAATACTGCAAAAAAGTGGCAAAGCAAActttctgtcctgaatacaaagtttgtgtttggggaaaatacaatacagtactgagtaccactcttcaagcatagtggtggctgcattatgttatgggtatgcttgtagtcgttaaggactggagagttattccaggataaaaaaaatagctgaatggagctaagcacaggcaaaatcctagaggaaaacttggttcagtctgctttccaccaggcactgggagattaattcacctctcagcaggacaataacctaaatcacaaggtcaaatctacactggagttgcttgccaagaagacagtgaatgttccggagtggccgaattacagttttgacttaaatctgcttgaaaatctatggcaagacatgaaaatggttgtctagcaatgatcatccaccaatttgacagagctggaAGAATTTTGAGtggaataatgggcaaatattgtacaatccaggtgtgcaaatctcTTTGAGACTTAACCAGATAgacccacagctgtaatcacCACCAAAGGTGGTTCTATCATGTTTTGACTCAAGGGtgtggatacttatgtaaattagattatTTCTGATGATTTCTTTCAAGAAATGTGcagaaatttctaaaaacatgtttcactgtgtcattatggggtattgtgtgtagatgggagaaaaatatatttttcatccattttgaattcaggctgtaacaacaaaatgtggaataagtcaagaggtatgaatactttcataAGCCACTGTATGAATGCACTCTTACAAAGAAAatagctataaaaaaaaaaagcttttaagAAAAGTTTTATTTTTGTGCATAACAAAAGTACAGGGAAATACTTGAATGCTCAGTGAAACGTAGCTATTACCTGATCCATGGAGAATGAT
Above is a window of Oncorhynchus tshawytscha isolate Ot180627B linkage group LG30, Otsh_v2.0, whole genome shotgun sequence DNA encoding:
- the LOC112243157 gene encoding lipocalin-like, with protein sequence MTTMLLSALGALLCSLVVTAEVMPQGDFNLQGVAGKWYVIGFATNAQWFVKHRADMKMGTTMLTPTANGDLDIAYSSRNADGSCWRMNHLAKKTKLAGKFIYKSERWSNENDMRVVEVKYDEYALIHTKTKGVSAVLTNLYARGTDLGPDLLQKFRQFSLDNGILPENIAIFPKNDECPAA
- the LOC112228910 gene encoding zinc finger Y-chromosomal protein 1 isoform X1, translated to MDEDETRLALHSQDPKIILHGSDEGGAGGEEFVVELQETVLVSEGEGEGMAVHGFAPEELVIQDAVEDVVSEYVHCDEDEEVAVETCVMSLEGEDEGVAMGDMAEDEMVADGHAQDELDPEQDTDGCGDYLMISLDEAGKMVSDDGTEVTVEGAVEDQVEKDEDGQEVIKVYIFKADSGEDDLGETEDAALTDSTGRTLREKMVYMSQGDHGASKISDEVYMEVVVGGEEPVTHERSYDGTALSKDFMPVAWAAAYGSEDSESCENRNGAASALLHIDESDEVDKVSRQRNKNKRTRAEPRQVQTAIIIGPYGQPLTVYPCMLCGKKFKSRGFLKRHTKNHHQDVLTRKKYQCTDCDFTTNKKASLHNHMEGHTLSSKGLFECEVCGKEFHQQAVLFSHRLQHHHREPKSPVPSQANKMHKCKFCDYETAEQGLLNRHLLAVHSKSFPHICVECGKGFRHPSELKKHMRTHTGEKPYSCLYCDYKSADSSNLKTHVKTKHSKEMPFKCERCFQTFAEEEELLQHGLTHEEAKTHLCAHCEHKSSNSSDLKRHIISVHTKDYPHKCAVCDKGFHRPSELKKHSALHRAKKLHQCRHCNFKIADPFVLSRHILSVHTKEQQASPEKNGPKRTLLGPSPASPPVARKQVLVPGASSSAAGMAKGPRERRVYQCQYCDYSSGDASGFKRHVISIHTKDYPHRCEICSKGFRRPSEKSQHIARHHKDLVQAE
- the LOC112228910 gene encoding zinc finger Y-chromosomal protein 1 isoform X2; protein product: MRLCLTLSIKEIDWDEGGAGGEEFVVELQETVLVSEGEGEGMAVHGFAPEELVIQDAVEDVVSEYVHCDEDEEVAVETCVMSLEGEDEGVAMGDMAEDEMVADGHAQDELDPEQDTDGCGDYLMISLDEAGKMVSDDGTEVTVEGAVEDQVEKDEDGQEVIKVYIFKADSGEDDLGETEDAALTDSTGRTLREKMVYMSQGDHGASKISDEVYMEVVVGGEEPVTHERSYDGTALSKDFMPVAWAAAYGSEDSESCENRNGAASALLHIDESDEVDKVSRQRNKNKRTRAEPRQVQTAIIIGPYGQPLTVYPCMLCGKKFKSRGFLKRHTKNHHQDVLTRKKYQCTDCDFTTNKKASLHNHMEGHTLSSKGLFECEVCGKEFHQQAVLFSHRLQHHHREPKSPVPSQANKMHKCKFCDYETAEQGLLNRHLLAVHSKSFPHICVECGKGFRHPSELKKHMRTHTGEKPYSCLYCDYKSADSSNLKTHVKTKHSKEMPFKCERCFQTFAEEEELLQHGLTHEEAKTHLCAHCEHKSSNSSDLKRHIISVHTKDYPHKCAVCDKGFHRPSELKKHSALHRAKKLHQCRHCNFKIADPFVLSRHILSVHTKEQQASPEKNGPKRTLLGPSPASPPVARKQVLVPGASSSAAGMAKGPRERRVYQCQYCDYSSGDASGFKRHVISIHTKDYPHRCEICSKGFRRPSEKSQHIARHHKDLVQAE
- the LOC112228910 gene encoding zinc finger Y-chromosomal protein 1 isoform X3, with the protein product MAVHGFAPEELVIQDAVEDVVSEYVHCDEDEEVAVETCVMSLEGEDEGVAMGDMAEDEMVADGHAQDELDPEQDTDGCGDYLMISLDEAGKMVSDDGTEVTVEGAVEDQVEKDEDGQEVIKVYIFKADSGEDDLGETEDAALTDSTGRTLREKMVYMSQGDHGASKISDEVYMEVVVGGEEPVTHERSYDGTALSKDFMPVAWAAAYGSEDSESCENRNGAASALLHIDESDEVDKVSRQRNKNKRTRAEPRQVQTAIIIGPYGQPLTVYPCMLCGKKFKSRGFLKRHTKNHHQDVLTRKKYQCTDCDFTTNKKASLHNHMEGHTLSSKGLFECEVCGKEFHQQAVLFSHRLQHHHREPKSPVPSQANKMHKCKFCDYETAEQGLLNRHLLAVHSKSFPHICVECGKGFRHPSELKKHMRTHTGEKPYSCLYCDYKSADSSNLKTHVKTKHSKEMPFKCERCFQTFAEEEELLQHGLTHEEAKTHLCAHCEHKSSNSSDLKRHIISVHTKDYPHKCAVCDKGFHRPSELKKHSALHRAKKLHQCRHCNFKIADPFVLSRHILSVHTKEQQASPEKNGPKRTLLGPSPASPPVARKQVLVPGASSSAAGMAKGPRERRVYQCQYCDYSSGDASGFKRHVISIHTKDYPHRCEICSKGFRRPSEKSQHIARHHKDLVQAE